A genome region from Chryseobacterium indicum includes the following:
- a CDS encoding catalase, with translation MPNPLPYKKEYDRLTDEEQELLEINKKSITDFVEQSPSVSDVHYATRNAHAKTYAVTKGTFLIDKNIPEELKPYFDKEKYDLIIRFSNAHLKVVKGKEDLPAYGFAVKINDEKGNVIANFPLVNFPLFPINSVSTFLKLFTSVNRFFVKKWSSFSLLMQILKVIPSTFTLSFAKNIFKLWSKRNDFFLSFDFHSVGVYRFGDYMMKIKLKPQSVNKHFGKKLKVKNAMESYLKEENFSADVLVQLCYDLKYQPVNKLNVEWKNSPYLKIGEVKIEKDQLLNSDSCDSELLSFNPFESKIFFQPVGKIQKLRDEAYKVSVQTRRKINKLLKYNK, from the coding sequence ATGCCCAATCCATTACCATATAAAAAGGAATATGACAGACTGACTGATGAAGAGCAAGAGCTTCTGGAAATCAATAAAAAAAGTATTACCGATTTTGTTGAACAGTCCCCTTCTGTAAGTGATGTTCACTATGCAACGAGAAACGCCCATGCCAAAACGTATGCTGTTACCAAAGGAACTTTTCTGATCGATAAAAACATTCCCGAAGAACTAAAACCGTATTTTGATAAGGAAAAATACGACCTCATTATCCGGTTTTCCAATGCGCATTTAAAGGTGGTAAAAGGGAAAGAAGATCTTCCTGCTTATGGTTTTGCAGTAAAAATAAATGATGAAAAAGGGAACGTCATTGCCAATTTCCCTTTAGTGAATTTTCCTTTATTTCCGATTAATTCGGTAAGTACATTTTTAAAACTATTCACTTCCGTTAATCGTTTTTTTGTGAAAAAATGGAGTTCTTTTTCTTTGCTGATGCAGATATTGAAAGTAATTCCCTCTACATTTACCTTATCATTTGCAAAAAATATATTTAAGCTCTGGAGCAAAAGAAATGATTTTTTTCTTTCGTTTGATTTTCATTCGGTAGGAGTATACAGATTCGGAGATTATATGATGAAAATTAAATTAAAGCCTCAATCTGTCAACAAACATTTCGGGAAAAAACTGAAGGTTAAAAATGCTATGGAAAGCTACCTTAAAGAAGAAAATTTCTCAGCAGATGTTCTTGTTCAGCTTTGTTATGATCTGAAGTATCAGCCTGTAAATAAACTCAATGTGGAATGGAAAAATTCACCTTACCTTAAAATCGGGGAGGTAAAAATTGAAAAGGATCAGCTTCTGAATTCGGATTCCTGCGACAGTGAACTGCTTTCTTTTAATCCTTTTGAAAGTAAAATATTTTTTCAGCCCGTCGGAAAAATCCAAAAGCTCCGTGACGAAGCCTATAAAGTTTCTGTGCAGACGAGACGAAAAATTAATAAACTGCTGAAATATAATAAGTAG
- the mqo gene encoding malate dehydrogenase (quinone), whose amino-acid sequence MSQSLTSRTPKPKYDVVLIGGGIMSATLATLLHEFDPELEIAIFERLGRFAKESTAAWNNAGTGHSAFCELNYTPEKPDGTIDISKAESIAEQFEISKQFWSYLITKGYISEPKDFINSCPHMSLVFGEKDAEYLKKRHEKMSESVLFKGMEFSTDHDKLREWIPLVMSKRNQSEIMAATKMDLGTDVNFGTLTRKMGRHLLEDSNVEVFLYHEVKDIDPKEDGTWEMKVKDRIHNHKQEVEADFVFIGAGGYALPLLDSSEIKESEGYGGFPVSGQWLVSHNQELVEKHQAKVYTQATVDAPPMSVPHLDLRIIDGEKALLFGPFAGFSTKFLKEGSYLDLPESVNTKNLRSLFGAWWHNIPLTKYLVQQVAMTKSQRIQHLREFIKDAKEEDWELKVAGQRVQIIKKDEKHGGKLEFGTEVVVNKKGTIASLLGASPGASTAVYAMLSVLEKCFPEKLHGEWKEKLLEIVPSYGQKLADNPELTEKVRNYSKEKLQLKY is encoded by the coding sequence ATGTCACAATCGCTTACAAGCAGAACGCCGAAACCAAAATACGACGTTGTTCTAATAGGTGGCGGAATTATGAGTGCCACTTTAGCTACATTATTACACGAATTTGATCCTGAGCTCGAAATAGCTATTTTCGAAAGGCTGGGAAGGTTTGCCAAAGAAAGTACAGCAGCCTGGAATAATGCAGGAACAGGTCATTCAGCGTTTTGTGAGCTTAATTATACTCCCGAAAAACCAGATGGAACCATTGATATTTCCAAAGCAGAAAGTATTGCCGAACAGTTTGAAATTTCAAAACAGTTCTGGTCTTACTTAATTACCAAAGGTTACATCAGCGAACCGAAGGATTTTATCAATTCCTGTCCGCACATGAGTCTCGTTTTTGGAGAAAAAGATGCAGAATATCTTAAAAAACGTCATGAGAAAATGTCAGAATCCGTTCTGTTTAAAGGAATGGAATTTTCAACCGATCACGATAAATTGAGAGAATGGATTCCTTTGGTAATGAGCAAAAGAAATCAGTCTGAAATAATGGCAGCCACTAAAATGGATCTGGGAACTGATGTTAATTTCGGAACCCTGACAAGAAAAATGGGAAGACATTTGCTGGAAGATTCCAATGTTGAAGTTTTTCTGTACCACGAAGTTAAAGACATCGATCCGAAAGAAGACGGAACCTGGGAAATGAAAGTGAAAGACAGAATTCATAATCACAAACAGGAAGTAGAGGCGGATTTTGTATTCATAGGAGCAGGAGGATATGCTTTGCCGTTGTTAGACAGTTCAGAAATCAAAGAAAGCGAAGGTTACGGCGGTTTTCCGGTTTCCGGACAATGGCTGGTAAGTCATAATCAGGAATTGGTAGAAAAACATCAGGCAAAAGTGTATACACAGGCAACGGTGGATGCACCTCCAATGTCCGTTCCTCATTTGGATTTGAGAATTATTGATGGAGAGAAAGCTCTTCTTTTCGGACCTTTTGCAGGATTTTCAACTAAGTTTTTAAAAGAAGGAAGCTATCTGGATCTACCTGAAAGTGTGAATACTAAAAATTTGAGATCGCTTTTCGGAGCTTGGTGGCATAATATTCCCTTAACGAAATATCTGGTTCAGCAGGTGGCAATGACGAAATCCCAAAGAATTCAGCATTTGAGAGAATTTATTAAAGATGCCAAAGAAGAAGACTGGGAACTGAAAGTTGCCGGACAACGAGTTCAGATCATTAAAAAAGATGAAAAACACGGCGGTAAACTGGAATTCGGAACTGAAGTAGTAGTGAATAAAAAAGGAACCATTGCTTCACTATTGGGAGCTTCTCCGGGAGCGTCTACAGCAGTTTATGCAATGCTGAGCGTGCTTGAAAAATGCTTCCCTGAAAAACTTCATGGCGAGTGGAAAGAAAAACTGCTAGAAATAGTGCCTTCTTATGGACAGAAACTGGCAGACAATCCTGAACTTACAGAAAAAGTAAGAAACTATTCAAAAGAAAAATTGCAGCTGAAATATTAA
- a CDS encoding peptidoglycan DD-metalloendopeptidase family protein: MKKFLSSKKNINVLLGGLLLVVFAQGIFIAKLYSEKDNKNYEVNLVKINTEKDSVDYLKMKTDLTLVDQTVAELNSFLKSKDVPNEKVTILSKDSISNSIYLAKQANRYSQYLMNLQKKLLEVPLGMPTEGYISSNFGVRKNPIPFKTVLASVKSSVAKPTAVAAAAPEVKAEPVEKIIEVTDSYGNKREVKVMVTPKAPSAAPVPVSSAKSVAAGSEKPAEKNNAPAEADQMQFHKGLDIAVAYGSDVVATAAGTVIFSGQKGGYGNCVIVSHGNGLATLYGHLSQLVAKVNDKVKVGQVIAKSGNSGRSTGPHLHYEVHKNNTPVNPKLFMNL; the protein is encoded by the coding sequence ATGAAGAAATTTCTAAGCAGTAAAAAGAACATAAATGTGCTTTTAGGAGGACTTTTATTAGTAGTTTTTGCGCAAGGTATTTTCATTGCAAAGTTGTATTCGGAAAAGGACAACAAAAATTATGAAGTGAACCTTGTAAAGATAAACACTGAAAAAGACAGTGTAGATTACCTGAAAATGAAAACTGATCTTACACTGGTAGATCAAACCGTAGCGGAGCTGAATTCTTTCCTTAAATCTAAGGATGTTCCCAACGAAAAAGTTACTATTCTGAGCAAAGACAGTATCTCCAACTCTATCTATCTGGCAAAACAGGCAAACCGATACAGCCAGTATCTGATGAACCTTCAGAAAAAGTTACTGGAAGTTCCTTTGGGAATGCCGACTGAAGGTTATATTTCATCTAATTTCGGAGTGAGAAAAAACCCTATCCCTTTTAAAACCGTTTTAGCCTCTGTAAAAAGCAGTGTTGCCAAACCTACTGCTGTTGCAGCCGCAGCTCCGGAAGTAAAAGCTGAACCTGTAGAAAAAATTATAGAAGTAACAGACAGCTATGGAAATAAAAGAGAAGTAAAAGTAATGGTAACTCCAAAAGCTCCTTCTGCAGCTCCTGTTCCTGTTTCGTCAGCAAAATCTGTTGCAGCAGGATCCGAAAAACCAGCAGAAAAGAACAATGCGCCTGCAGAAGCAGACCAGATGCAGTTTCATAAAGGACTGGATATTGCCGTTGCTTATGGATCAGATGTCGTGGCAACTGCAGCCGGAACGGTTATTTTTTCCGGACAAAAAGGAGGGTACGGAAACTGTGTGATCGTTTCTCACGGAAACGGACTGGCAACTCTTTACGGACATTTGTCGCAGTTGGTCGCTAAAGTGAATGATAAAGTGAAAGTAGGACAGGTTATCGCCAAATCCGGAAATTCGGGTCGTTCTACCGGACCTCATCTTCATTATGAGGTACATAAGAACAATACTCCGGTAAATCCAAAGTTGTTTATGAATCTTTAA
- a CDS encoding helix-turn-helix domain-containing protein produces MAAKNVKKYPMRPNYTKIYQDMLKEKDPDKLKDPKVQRLIKNLKTTEDVLNFNELVFKQSKESLEKNQKLKTYDKKTMLKLLQYQNKHNFSTNYMSKKYKISRTTIAKWKKTFEEEYEKITSKN; encoded by the coding sequence ATGGCTGCAAAAAACGTAAAAAAATATCCTATGCGTCCAAATTATACAAAGATTTATCAGGATATGCTTAAAGAAAAAGATCCCGATAAACTGAAAGATCCGAAAGTTCAGCGTCTGATAAAAAATTTAAAAACAACTGAAGATGTTTTGAATTTTAATGAATTGGTTTTTAAACAATCAAAAGAAAGTCTGGAGAAAAACCAAAAACTGAAGACATACGATAAAAAAACAATGCTTAAACTTTTGCAATATCAAAACAAGCATAATTTTTCTACGAATTATATGTCTAAGAAGTATAAGATTAGCAGAACGACCATTGCGAAATGGAAAAAAACTTTTGAGGAGGAATACGAGAAAATTACTTCAAAAAATTAA
- a CDS encoding NAD(P)-dependent oxidoreductase, which produces MKKVAVIGATGFVGTQVVKELSNRGYQVAAIVRDASKVEQNEKITAKSVDVNNADELSEALKGNDAVISAFNAGWTNPNLYDDFLNGSVNIEKAVEQSGVKRFITVGGAGSLYIDGKQLVDGPDFPAEIKPGATAARDYLNKIKENETLDWTFFSPAIEMHQGTAGVRTGKYRTGLESPVFDENGRSVLSVEDVAVVLVDELEQNNHIRERFTAAY; this is translated from the coding sequence ATGAAAAAAGTAGCAGTAATAGGAGCGACAGGTTTTGTAGGAACTCAGGTTGTAAAAGAATTATCCAACAGAGGATATCAGGTAGCAGCTATTGTAAGAGATGCTTCAAAAGTGGAGCAAAACGAAAAAATAACAGCTAAAAGCGTTGATGTGAATAATGCAGACGAATTATCAGAAGCTTTAAAAGGAAATGACGCCGTAATCAGTGCTTTTAACGCGGGATGGACCAATCCTAATCTGTATGATGATTTTCTGAATGGATCTGTAAATATCGAAAAAGCAGTTGAACAATCCGGTGTAAAAAGATTTATTACTGTTGGCGGGGCAGGAAGTCTTTATATTGATGGAAAACAACTGGTAGACGGACCAGATTTTCCTGCTGAGATAAAACCGGGTGCAACTGCGGCAAGAGATTATTTAAACAAAATTAAAGAAAATGAAACCTTAGACTGGACATTTTTCAGTCCGGCAATTGAAATGCATCAGGGAACGGCAGGCGTAAGAACCGGAAAATACAGAACCGGTCTGGAAAGCCCTGTTTTTGATGAAAACGGAAGAAGTGTTCTTTCCGTAGAAGATGTGGCGGTGGTTTTAGTGGATGAACTGGAACAGAATAACCACATCAGAGAGCGTTTTACAGCAGCCTACTAA
- a CDS encoding NAD(P)H-dependent glycerol-3-phosphate dehydrogenase: protein MAKKKTNIESNPKKSKNDVAVGVVGSGSFATAIVKMLVENCKIVHWCVRNEYVKGAIEQRGHNPTYLTAVNFNLKNLKLTTDVNELVSACEIIVLATPSIYLSDTLEKMTCDYQNKIFVSAIKGIIPKVNDVVAHYLRDEFKIGFRNQAVIAGPCHAEEVAMERLSYLTVATVEDEVSQKLVDIFNSDFIKMHSSKDILGNEYSAILKNIFAIGAGIASGLGYGDNFTAVFVSNAIREMETFLEAIYEAPRDVNESAYLGDLLVTAYSLFSRNRNLGNLIGKGYTVKSAIQSMKMIAEGYYAANSIYKTSKEKGLKLPIVDTIYGILYEGKNAEKQFKKLTAKLN, encoded by the coding sequence ATGGCTAAAAAGAAAACAAATATAGAATCGAACCCGAAGAAAAGCAAAAATGACGTTGCGGTAGGAGTAGTCGGAAGCGGAAGTTTTGCGACTGCTATTGTGAAAATGCTTGTAGAGAACTGCAAAATCGTACACTGGTGCGTAAGAAATGAGTATGTAAAAGGAGCGATCGAGCAGAGAGGTCATAACCCTACTTATCTTACAGCAGTCAATTTCAATCTTAAAAATCTTAAGCTTACGACCGATGTCAACGAGCTTGTTTCTGCCTGTGAAATTATTGTTTTGGCAACGCCGTCGATCTATCTTTCCGATACGCTGGAGAAAATGACCTGTGATTATCAGAATAAAATTTTTGTTTCTGCCATAAAAGGAATTATTCCGAAGGTAAATGATGTCGTAGCACATTATTTAAGAGATGAATTTAAAATAGGCTTCAGAAATCAGGCGGTGATTGCAGGACCTTGTCACGCAGAAGAAGTGGCAATGGAAAGACTGTCCTATCTTACCGTTGCAACGGTAGAAGATGAAGTATCACAGAAACTGGTGGATATTTTCAATTCAGATTTTATTAAAATGCATTCCAGCAAAGATATCTTAGGAAACGAATACAGTGCGATTCTTAAAAATATTTTTGCTATCGGAGCCGGAATTGCGAGCGGTTTAGGATATGGAGACAACTTTACCGCTGTTTTTGTTTCCAATGCGATCCGTGAAATGGAAACTTTTCTTGAAGCCATCTACGAAGCGCCGAGAGACGTGAACGAAAGTGCTTATCTCGGAGATTTACTGGTTACGGCATATTCATTATTTTCCAGAAACAGAAACTTGGGAAATCTTATTGGGAAAGGATATACCGTAAAATCGGCAATCCAGTCGATGAAGATGATTGCGGAAGGTTATTATGCAGCCAATTCTATTTACAAAACCTCAAAGGAAAAAGGATTGAAACTTCCGATTGTAGATACGATTTACGGAATTTTATACGAAGGAAAAAATGCAGAGAAACAGTTTAAAAAGCTAACTGCAAAGCTGAATTAA
- a CDS encoding transposase: MLYKDIHIGQFIKERANELEVSKERMCSFLKKDEKAVDKIFESASIETDLLLRCSKLLEYDFFRIYSSHLILYAPPSAVDKTKTKSDKIPYFRKNIYTQEIKEFIIGKILSGEMTHNEIIQEYSIPKSTLHRWLQKT; this comes from the coding sequence ATGCTATACAAAGACATACATATAGGACAGTTTATTAAAGAGAGAGCTAACGAACTGGAAGTTAGTAAAGAAAGAATGTGTAGTTTTCTAAAAAAAGATGAGAAAGCTGTCGATAAAATTTTCGAAAGCGCATCAATAGAAACAGATCTTTTGCTAAGATGTTCTAAACTTCTGGAGTATGATTTCTTCAGAATCTACAGTTCTCACCTTATTTTATATGCTCCGCCTTCTGCTGTCGACAAAACAAAAACCAAATCGGACAAAATTCCTTATTTCAGGAAAAACATTTATACACAGGAGATTAAAGAGTTTATTATCGGAAAAATACTATCCGGAGAAATGACTCATAATGAAATTATTCAGGAATATTCCATTCCTAAAAGTACGCTTCACCGATGGCTGCAAAAAACGTAA
- the fusA gene encoding elongation factor G — protein sequence MKYNTRNIGIIAHVDAGKTTLTERLLYYTGMIHKIGNVDEGNTTMDKDIQEKNRGITISSAAISTQWKKDDNVFNINIIDTPGHIDFAVEVERSLRVLDSVVAVFCASSGVQPQTENVWFQAEKHGISKICFINKMDRIGADFFTVLNEIKTKLNAVPLALQIPIGAEVHFEGVIDLIKQKALYWMDENGETIIEKEIPELYNAEAHEWRMKLMETLAESDEQFFEYFLDSETKISEEIITEAIKRASLSRNLVPVLCGSAFKNKGVQPLLDAIVSYLPSPDQLPSVIGKDAKTEETVELERNEEEIFSGLVFKVVIDKHMGKLSMLRIYSGSIQSGDTVQNVRTGESFRISRILQMQSDKTITVDEGKAGDIVALTGIKDAKTGDSLSSVERAVLLETITIPAPVIRVSIEPKTNADEKSFGLVLAKIQEEDPSLFVERDRQTGETLLSGLGELHLEVTLEKIRLNHGIEINQGKPKVSYREILTETRTHREKLVKQNGGSGQFADITFEIGPRNDDGIGLEFINQIKGGVIPNEFIPSVEKGFREAMENGALQGYPLESMKVTLLDGSTHSNDSHAQDFEMAARDGFREIGKSCKPKLMEPIMKVEIQTIEDYTGAVTADINKRRGIITSINEKSGRKIFTAEVPLASTFGYISDLRTLTSGRASISMKLSHYALVPDFIANTLVT from the coding sequence ATGAAATACAACACACGAAATATAGGGATTATAGCACACGTCGATGCAGGAAAAACCACACTCACGGAAAGACTTCTTTATTACACGGGAATGATCCATAAAATAGGGAACGTGGATGAAGGAAATACCACGATGGATAAAGACATTCAGGAGAAAAACAGGGGAATTACGATTTCTTCGGCTGCAATTTCTACCCAGTGGAAAAAAGATGACAATGTATTCAATATCAATATTATCGATACTCCGGGACACATTGATTTTGCGGTGGAAGTTGAACGTTCTTTGAGAGTTCTGGACAGCGTTGTAGCAGTTTTCTGCGCTTCTTCGGGAGTTCAGCCGCAAACGGAAAATGTCTGGTTCCAGGCTGAGAAACATGGTATTTCAAAGATTTGTTTCATCAATAAAATGGACAGAATCGGAGCTGATTTCTTTACAGTTTTAAATGAAATTAAAACAAAACTGAATGCAGTTCCTCTGGCTTTGCAAATTCCGATTGGCGCAGAGGTTCATTTTGAAGGTGTTATTGATTTAATTAAGCAAAAAGCATTGTATTGGATGGATGAAAACGGAGAAACCATTATTGAAAAGGAAATTCCGGAACTTTACAACGCTGAAGCTCATGAATGGAGAATGAAACTAATGGAAACCTTAGCGGAATCTGACGAACAGTTTTTTGAATATTTTCTGGATTCTGAAACGAAAATTTCTGAGGAAATTATTACTGAAGCCATAAAAAGAGCTTCTCTTTCAAGAAATTTAGTTCCTGTTTTATGTGGTTCTGCATTCAAAAACAAGGGAGTACAACCTTTGCTTGATGCAATTGTAAGTTATCTTCCTTCACCGGATCAGTTGCCTTCTGTGATAGGAAAAGATGCAAAAACAGAAGAAACGGTTGAATTGGAAAGAAATGAAGAGGAAATTTTTTCAGGATTGGTTTTCAAAGTGGTGATTGATAAACATATGGGTAAACTTTCGATGTTGAGAATTTATTCGGGAAGTATACAATCCGGCGATACGGTTCAGAATGTAAGAACGGGTGAAAGTTTCAGAATTTCAAGGATTTTGCAGATGCAGTCGGACAAAACGATAACGGTTGATGAAGGAAAAGCGGGAGATATTGTGGCTTTAACAGGGATAAAAGATGCGAAAACCGGAGATTCTTTATCTTCTGTTGAACGGGCTGTTTTGCTTGAAACCATCACGATTCCGGCTCCGGTAATCAGGGTTTCTATTGAACCGAAAACAAACGCAGATGAAAAATCTTTCGGATTGGTTTTAGCGAAAATTCAGGAAGAAGATCCATCGTTATTCGTGGAAAGAGACCGGCAAACGGGCGAAACTTTACTGAGCGGTTTGGGAGAATTGCATCTTGAAGTTACTTTAGAAAAAATCAGGTTGAATCATGGAATTGAAATCAATCAGGGAAAACCTAAAGTTTCTTACAGGGAAATTTTAACCGAAACCAGAACGCACCGTGAAAAACTAGTGAAACAGAATGGCGGAAGCGGACAGTTTGCGGACATCACGTTTGAAATCGGACCGAGAAATGATGATGGAATCGGTCTGGAATTCATTAATCAGATCAAAGGAGGAGTAATTCCGAATGAATTTATTCCGTCTGTTGAAAAAGGTTTCCGTGAGGCAATGGAAAACGGAGCATTGCAGGGTTATCCTCTGGAAAGCATGAAAGTTACGCTTCTTGACGGATCGACTCACAGTAATGATTCTCATGCTCAGGATTTTGAAATGGCTGCGAGAGATGGTTTCCGGGAAATCGGAAAATCCTGTAAACCTAAATTAATGGAACCCATCATGAAAGTTGAGATTCAAACGATTGAAGATTATACCGGAGCGGTGACTGCGGATATCAACAAACGAAGAGGAATCATCACTTCGATTAATGAAAAATCGGGAAGAAAAATCTTCACGGCAGAAGTTCCTCTGGCTTCTACTTTCGGATATATTTCTGATCTGAGAACGTTAACGAGCGGTAGAGCTTCGATCAGCATGAAGCTGTCGCACTATGCTTTGGTGCCTGATTTCATCGCGAATACATTAGTAACCTAA
- a CDS encoding SulP family inorganic anion transporter: MKNAIKLFDFSQKINFKNELLAGFTVAMTMIPESLSFAILAGLSPLTGLYAAFMMGLVTAIFGGRPGMVSGGAGATIVVLIALIKTHGVEYLFATVALAGVFQMLVGIFRLGKFVRLIPQPVMYGFLNGLAVIIFMAQVEQFKITDANSTVSWLQGSSLYIMSGLTALTIAIVYFFPKITKVVPSSLIAILIVFGVVVGFGIHTKTVADIAHISGNLPTFHIPEIPFSLETLQIIFPYALIMAGVGLIESLLTLSMVDEITNSKGNTNKEAVAQGLANVTNGFFGGMGGCAMVAQTLVNLNAGSRARLSGIIASLTILVIILVGAPFIEKIPMAALVGVMMMVAISTFQWVSISIINKMPRSDIFVGITVALITIILHNLALAVLVGVIISALVFAWDNAKRIRARKYTDENGIKYYQISGPLFFGSVTTFIDKFDPVNDPDQVVIDFKESRIVDMSAIDALDKLSKKYAQLNKKLHLRHLSEDCRQMLKNAEAVIEVNIQDDPTYKVMPEK; encoded by the coding sequence ATGAAAAACGCTATTAAACTTTTCGACTTTTCGCAAAAAATCAATTTCAAAAATGAGCTTCTTGCCGGATTTACCGTCGCCATGACCATGATCCCGGAATCTTTGTCTTTTGCAATTCTTGCAGGACTTTCTCCTTTAACGGGTTTATACGCTGCTTTTATGATGGGATTGGTTACTGCAATTTTCGGAGGTCGTCCCGGAATGGTTTCCGGAGGTGCGGGAGCAACCATCGTTGTTTTAATCGCACTGATCAAAACCCACGGAGTAGAATATTTATTTGCAACTGTAGCTTTAGCCGGAGTTTTTCAGATGCTGGTCGGAATTTTCAGACTCGGAAAATTTGTGAGACTGATTCCGCAACCCGTAATGTACGGTTTCCTGAACGGTCTTGCTGTTATCATTTTCATGGCACAGGTAGAACAGTTTAAAATTACCGATGCAAATAGCACTGTAAGCTGGCTGCAGGGTTCTTCCTTATATATAATGTCAGGTTTAACGGCTTTAACGATTGCTATTGTTTACTTTTTCCCGAAAATCACCAAAGTTGTTCCTTCTTCTTTAATTGCTATTTTAATTGTTTTCGGAGTGGTTGTTGGTTTCGGAATTCATACAAAAACGGTTGCTGACATTGCCCACATCAGCGGAAATTTGCCAACTTTCCATATTCCGGAAATACCTTTTTCATTAGAAACCTTACAGATTATTTTTCCTTATGCTTTAATTATGGCAGGAGTGGGTTTAATTGAATCTTTGCTGACTCTATCTATGGTGGATGAAATTACCAATTCAAAAGGAAACACCAATAAAGAAGCGGTAGCACAGGGTTTAGCCAATGTTACCAACGGTTTTTTCGGCGGAATGGGAGGCTGTGCAATGGTTGCGCAGACTTTGGTTAATCTGAACGCAGGTTCCAGAGCCAGACTTTCCGGAATTATCGCATCCCTCACTATATTGGTAATTATTTTAGTAGGAGCTCCGTTTATTGAAAAAATTCCGATGGCAGCTTTGGTCGGTGTCATGATGATGGTTGCAATCAGTACCTTTCAGTGGGTTTCCATCAGTATCATTAATAAAATGCCGAGATCTGATATTTTTGTAGGAATTACAGTGGCATTAATTACCATTATTCTTCACAATCTTGCTTTGGCAGTTTTGGTGGGAGTCATAATTTCAGCTTTGGTCTTTGCTTGGGATAATGCGAAGAGAATTCGCGCCAGAAAATATACAGACGAAAATGGTATTAAATATTATCAGATTTCAGGACCGCTGTTTTTTGGTTCAGTGACCACTTTTATTGATAAGTTTGATCCTGTAAACGATCCGGATCAGGTAGTCATCGATTTTAAAGAAAGCCGGATTGTCGATATGAGTGCAATCGATGCTCTGGATAAACTCTCTAAAAAATATGCACAACTAAATAAAAAACTCCATTTAAGACACTTAAGCGAAGACTGCCGCCAAATGCTGAAAAACGCAGAAGCCGTAATTGAAGTGAATATTCAGGATGATCCGACGTATAAAGTGATGCCGGAGAAGTAA
- a CDS encoding FKBP-type peptidyl-prolyl cis-trans isomerase, with the protein MGVADMLFKRKKELAEKNLKDGQEYMAEYGKRESVVELPSGLQYEIITEGDGEKPGPRSTVKCHYHGTTITGKVFDSSVKRGTPASFPLNKVIKGWTEALQLMPVGSKWRLIIPPHLAYGDQQISKEIGPNSTLIFEVELLDIKK; encoded by the coding sequence ATGGGAGTAGCAGATATGTTATTTAAACGTAAAAAAGAATTGGCAGAAAAAAACCTGAAAGACGGTCAGGAATATATGGCAGAATATGGCAAGAGAGAAAGCGTGGTAGAATTGCCTAGCGGATTACAGTATGAAATCATTACGGAAGGAGATGGCGAAAAGCCGGGTCCGAGATCTACAGTAAAATGCCATTACCATGGAACAACCATTACCGGAAAAGTTTTCGACAGTTCTGTAAAAAGAGGAACCCCTGCTTCATTTCCACTGAATAAAGTTATTAAAGGATGGACGGAAGCGCTTCAGCTTATGCCTGTAGGAAGCAAGTGGAGACTGATTATTCCTCCGCATCTTGCTTACGGAGATCAGCAGATCAGCAAAGAGATTGGCCCGAATTCTACGCTTATTTTTGAAGTGGAATTGCTGGATATAAAGAAATAA
- a CDS encoding Rrf2 family transcriptional regulator — protein sequence MNNTRFATAIHIMTLLAESPQDWLTSEWIAGSININPVIVRKELGVLREAGLIISRQGKEGGSQLAKSADSIRISEIYLAVKNTEVLGKKNNNPNPVCPVGKDINNHLRILFSETDQLVLNFLGNKSLKEFSDQFK from the coding sequence ATGAACAACACAAGATTTGCTACGGCAATACATATTATGACCTTATTGGCGGAGAGTCCGCAGGATTGGCTTACCTCAGAATGGATAGCAGGAAGCATCAATATCAATCCTGTTATTGTTCGTAAGGAGTTAGGTGTTTTAAGAGAAGCTGGTTTAATTATAAGCAGACAGGGAAAAGAAGGAGGGAGTCAGTTGGCAAAGAGTGCAGATTCTATACGAATTTCTGAAATCTATCTGGCTGTGAAGAACACGGAAGTTTTAGGAAAGAAAAATAATAATCCGAATCCGGTTTGTCCTGTAGGGAAAGACATTAATAATCATCTTAGGATATTGTTTTCAGAAACAGATCAGTTGGTTCTCAATTTTTTAGGAAATAAATCTTTAAAAGAATTCAGCGATCAATTCAAATAA